One Alicyclobacillus acidoterrestris DNA window includes the following coding sequences:
- the pglZ gene encoding BREX-1 system phosphatase PglZ type A, with the protein MFNLNLDDIVSTLNATFQQPLQDGEQRKIIFWLDKDREFIEDINELSLVNAKIHILTDTNGFYTKYMLEEEDTTSHYLIYSNLDMNHEDNWLMDTFLYSQAFHADRISLLMDECNIDPSLRNVVKKYEKFFGSKERTRRLKAFDMHITSQEALELGMMSTICGLKSPDFEDVLKAVLMDSLDDNDNKYLEQFEKFFDLSVFWRYVSDRYGYEQSSPSLKTLFIHLTVSALSHAIDERHLSQVKHYIATRNRSNAMVFIDHWMNHKTDYAAYDDLADIAEREIKLADIVRQLDVQNFKTADTFEYFDRAIITFIANSLDASLEDYAEYIKLINLRRTKHFFERYRFIYEALFYTVKMFEFHKQHHSGIPQVQALDMFRAYVSDYYKMDMYYRKFYVAYDNEPDSEILKKLRMMVENLYTNWFIGELSAHWSSAVDSEMKANWSLPGVQSQNDFYRNFVGPKIRQGDRVFVVISDAFRYEVAVELAERLNTETIGTCDIQPLLGVIPSVTKLGMASLLPHKTLEIDLSGRVLVDGKPSSGLDNRNDILQGTVADSVAVHFRDLLSMNKAGRREYFKGKKLIYIYHDSIDATGDKASTEINTFKAAEDAIEEIYGIIKIIRDDLSATNIFVTADHGFVYQRDPLEESDKIEKEGIEAIETKRRYSLAKDSGERSGLLDINMDSLIVNEHHMTTYVPKATIRFKMQGAGANFVHGGASLQEIVVPLIQFKNMRSGQKHSREIVKVDVKLTNTTRKITNSLFNLTFFQTERVEDKRVPRTVKIYMVDENEAVISNEETLICDRTTDKPEERTFKVQFALKQIPYDKTKNYYLIIKDTETNVVVEQIPFTINLGIVSDFDF; encoded by the coding sequence GTGTTTAACTTGAATTTGGATGATATCGTAAGCACGCTGAATGCAACCTTCCAGCAACCGTTGCAGGATGGGGAACAACGCAAGATTATCTTTTGGCTGGACAAGGATAGAGAGTTTATTGAGGACATCAATGAGCTTTCCCTGGTCAACGCCAAAATTCACATATTGACTGATACCAATGGCTTTTATACGAAATACATGCTTGAAGAAGAGGACACAACGTCTCACTATCTGATCTACTCAAATCTGGACATGAACCATGAGGACAACTGGCTCATGGATACGTTCTTATATTCTCAGGCGTTTCACGCAGACAGGATCTCGTTGCTGATGGATGAGTGCAACATTGATCCCAGTCTGCGAAATGTGGTCAAGAAGTACGAGAAGTTCTTCGGAAGCAAAGAGCGAACGCGACGATTGAAAGCATTTGATATGCACATTACTTCGCAGGAAGCCCTGGAACTGGGGATGATGAGCACAATCTGTGGCTTGAAGTCCCCTGATTTCGAGGATGTTCTAAAGGCTGTCCTGATGGATAGCCTGGATGACAACGATAACAAGTACCTGGAACAGTTTGAGAAGTTCTTTGACCTCTCCGTGTTCTGGAGATATGTGTCTGACCGTTATGGATATGAACAAAGTAGCCCATCGCTAAAGACATTGTTCATTCACCTGACCGTATCCGCACTCAGTCACGCTATTGATGAGAGGCATCTTTCGCAGGTGAAACACTACATCGCCACGAGGAACAGGTCGAACGCGATGGTGTTCATCGACCATTGGATGAACCACAAGACGGATTATGCCGCGTATGACGACCTCGCAGATATTGCTGAGCGCGAAATCAAACTCGCTGATATTGTGCGACAGTTGGACGTTCAAAACTTTAAGACGGCGGATACTTTCGAGTATTTTGATAGAGCTATCATCACATTTATCGCTAACAGTCTGGATGCAAGCTTGGAGGACTACGCGGAGTACATCAAGCTCATCAATCTTAGGCGCACCAAGCACTTCTTTGAGCGGTATCGTTTCATCTATGAGGCTCTGTTTTACACCGTGAAGATGTTTGAGTTCCATAAACAGCATCATTCTGGAATTCCGCAGGTGCAGGCACTCGATATGTTCCGAGCTTACGTCAGTGACTATTACAAGATGGACATGTACTACCGTAAGTTCTATGTCGCCTATGATAATGAGCCAGACAGCGAGATCCTGAAGAAGCTACGGATGATGGTCGAAAACCTCTATACCAACTGGTTCATAGGGGAACTGAGTGCCCATTGGTCTTCTGCCGTGGATAGCGAGATGAAAGCAAACTGGTCGCTTCCAGGCGTGCAGAGTCAGAACGACTTCTACCGAAACTTTGTTGGACCGAAGATTCGTCAGGGTGATCGCGTGTTTGTCGTGATTTCCGATGCATTTCGCTACGAAGTCGCAGTGGAATTGGCGGAAAGACTCAATACTGAGACGATAGGCACTTGCGATATCCAACCGTTGTTAGGTGTCATTCCCTCAGTCACCAAGTTGGGAATGGCTTCATTGCTCCCACATAAGACGCTTGAGATTGACCTTAGTGGCAGGGTGCTGGTTGACGGGAAACCCTCCAGCGGTCTGGACAATCGGAACGACATCCTACAGGGAACCGTGGCGGACAGTGTTGCTGTCCATTTCCGAGATCTGCTCTCCATGAATAAGGCAGGACGGAGGGAGTATTTCAAAGGGAAAAAGCTGATCTATATTTACCACGACAGCATTGACGCGACTGGGGATAAAGCATCAACGGAAATCAACACATTCAAAGCGGCAGAGGATGCCATAGAGGAAATCTACGGCATCATAAAGATCATTCGGGATGATCTCAGTGCCACGAATATCTTCGTCACTGCTGACCACGGATTCGTGTATCAGCGCGATCCACTCGAAGAAAGCGATAAGATCGAAAAGGAAGGCATCGAGGCAATCGAGACAAAGCGAAGGTACTCGCTGGCGAAGGATTCAGGCGAGAGAAGTGGTCTGCTTGATATCAATATGGACTCGTTAATTGTGAATGAACATCACATGACGACGTATGTCCCCAAAGCGACGATTCGCTTTAAAATGCAGGGAGCTGGAGCCAACTTCGTGCATGGCGGAGCGAGCTTGCAGGAAATCGTTGTGCCCCTGATTCAGTTCAAGAATATGAGAAGTGGGCAGAAGCATAGTCGCGAAATCGTGAAGGTAGACGTGAAGCTCACGAATACCACCAGGAAGATCACCAACAGCTTGTTTAACCTGACGTTCTTTCAAACGGAAAGGGTTGAGGACAAAAGGGTTCCACGTACCGTAAAAATTTACATGGTGGACGAAAACGAAGCGGTCATCAGCAATGAGGAAACGCTGATTTGTGACCGAACAACCGATAAGCCTGAAGAACGGACGTTTAAGGTACAGTTCGCGTTGAAACAGATTCCATATGACAAAACGAAAAACTACTATCTCATCATCAAGGATACTGAGACCAATGTTGTCGTGGAACAGATTCCGTTTACGATCAACCTCGGCATCGTTAGTGATTTCGACTTTTAA